From the genome of Argentina anserina chromosome 4, drPotAnse1.1, whole genome shotgun sequence, one region includes:
- the LOC126791153 gene encoding chaperone protein dnaJ 20, chloroplastic-like: MQTYGLTIPGADSRLYITPISTPRPLPDPKPSSLPLFPSRTRFGSVKAKAATVNGAVAAAATEEKAMSFYELLGIPESGSIREIKQAYKQLARKYHPDVSPPGRVEEYTEKFIRVQEAYETLSDSRRKAMYDQDMARGLHLAFSARRYQCDEGMKVKGDWRNRWESQLSELKRRSSYTDDRQNMSWGARMRRQREGLSDEV, encoded by the exons ATGCAAACCTACGGCTTAACCATCCCGGGAGCCGATTCCCGCCTCTACATAACACCCATCTCCACCCCCCGACCCTTACCCGACCCAAAACCCAGTTCCTTACCACTGTTCCCGTCCCGGACCCGGTTCGGGTCGGTTAAGGCCAAGGCGGCGACGGTGAACGGTGCGGTGGCTGCGGCGGCGACGGAGGAGAAGGCGATGTCTTTCTATGAGCTGCTGGGGATACCGGAGTCGGGATCGATAAGGGAGATAAAGCAGGCGTATAAGCAGTTGGCGAGGAAATACCACCCGGATGTGTCGccgccgggtcgggtcgaggaGTATACGGAGAAGTTTATTCGGGTTCAGGAGGCGTATGAGACGTTGTCGGATTCGAGGAGGAAGGCTATGTATGATCAGGATATGGCTAGGGGCCTTCACCTTGCTTTCTCTGCAAGGAGATATCAGTGTGATGAG GGCATGAAAGTAAAAGGCGACTGGAGAAATCGCTGGGAGAGCCAGCTTTCTGAGCTGAAGAGAAGAAGCTCATACACGGATGATCGACAAAACATGTCATGGGGAGCTAGAATGCGGCGGCAAAGAGAGGGACTATCTGATGAAGTATGA